The following are from one region of the Sorghum bicolor cultivar BTx623 chromosome 2, Sorghum_bicolor_NCBIv3, whole genome shotgun sequence genome:
- the LOC8084636 gene encoding uncharacterized protein LOC8084636 encodes MAHQQEDQNHGQVSTSPSVTPAADNGTPADKLEKKKSSSSSSKSSENLDEDDFFQIEGPILGSTLSFADNAAISDIRKQSSSSSHHAPTDPKQSPPVQAMSRAPDECPDPKRIPSSVFRRSKSKSPTDWSVTSNESLFSINVGNASFSKDHFFLYGKSGELGNPNDPLAPLPPLPRLSTSSSPMKSEVATVQDGAKVKPATRVGGDGDDNNEYNNSLSHRSDASTTSFAFPILAGEVRSSESLKGDAPELARQSTSQLSQQAEPLVEQEAPKVEDKALEAEQAPALATAPEQTPAPAPESTPQPPAATKWFPCCSCCC; translated from the exons ATGGCCCATCAGCAAGAAGACCAAAATCATGGACAAGTGAGCACCAGTCCTTCTGTTACCCCTGCCGCCGATAACGGAACACCAGCAgataagcttgagaagaagaaaTCGAGCTCCTCGTCTTCCAAGTCATCAGAAAACTTAGACGAGGATGATTTCTTTCAGATAGAGGGTCCAATACTAGGCAGCACATTATCATTTGCTGATAATGCAGCAATCTCAGATATTAGAAAACAGAGCAGTTCGTCTTCGCATCATGCCCCCACTGACCCAAAGCAGTCACCACCAGTCCAGGCCATGTCTAGGGCACCGGATGAGTGTCCAGACCCCAAAAGGATCCCGTCATCTGTTTTCCGGAGGTCAAAATCGAAATCACCAACAGACTGGAGTGTGACATCAAATGAATCTCTCTTTAGCATCAATGTTGGGAATGCGAGCTTCTCGAAGGATCATTTCTTCTTGTATGGCAAATCAGGTGAACTAGGCAACCCTAATGACCCATTGGCGCCACTGCCGCCGTTGCCAAGGCTGAGCACTAGCTCTAGCCCAATGAAAAGTGAGGTGGCAACTGTACAGGACGGTGCTAAAGTGAAGCCTGCTACCAGGGTTGGGGGCGATGGTGATGACAATAATGAGTATAACAACAGCTTGTCACACCGGTCTGATGCTAGCACAACAAGCTTCGCGTTCCCAAT ATTGGCAGGTGAAGTGAGGTCTAGTGAATCCCTGAAAGGCGATGCTCCTGAGCTTGCCCGGCAAAGCACATCGCAGCTATCACAGCAGGCAGAGCCTCTTGTTGAGCAGGAAGCACCGAAAGTTGAAGACAAGGCACTGGAAGCTGAGCAAGCCCCGGCCCTGGCCACAGCACCAGAACAAACACCGGCACCAGCACCAGAATCAACACCACAACCACCAGCCGCGACAAAATGGTTTCCTTGCTGTTCTTGTTGTTGCTGA